Proteins co-encoded in one Syntrophales bacterium genomic window:
- a CDS encoding GHMP kinase, translating to MVIVRTPFRISFFGGGTDYPAWYERNGGAVLAAAINKYCYLTCRYLPPFFEHRIRVVYSKIENCSVIDEIQHPAVREILRYMDIQRGIEIHHDGDLPARSGIGSSSSFTVGLLHALYALKGRMVDKETLARESIHIEQNILKETVGSQDQIMAAYGGFNHITFKANEFNVTPITISKDRISHLQLHLMLFYTGIKRTAAKIAETYVNKLGSVENHLIRMSEFVEEGLRILNSSSDIKDFGRLLHEAWMVKKDLSDRVTNHYVDELYETALSAGAIGGKLLGAGGGGFMLLFVPPEQRPVVRERLKKLVYVPFSFDYRGSQVIFNDPQEDYTELDLERRSKKVEVFEEREFIENGEKI from the coding sequence ATGGTGATTGTTAGAACCCCTTTTAGAATATCTTTCTTTGGCGGCGGGACGGATTATCCAGCGTGGTATGAGAGAAACGGTGGGGCTGTTTTAGCTGCCGCAATCAACAAATACTGTTATTTAACGTGTCGATACCTTCCCCCATTTTTTGAACATCGTATTCGTGTTGTGTATTCTAAAATAGAGAACTGTTCGGTCATAGATGAGATTCAACACCCTGCTGTAAGGGAAATCCTCCGGTATATGGATATACAGAGGGGGATTGAGATTCATCATGATGGCGACCTCCCGGCGAGGAGTGGTATCGGATCCAGCTCCTCATTTACAGTGGGATTGTTACACGCTCTTTATGCCTTAAAGGGAAGAATGGTAGATAAGGAAACATTGGCCAGGGAGAGTATTCACATAGAACAGAATATCCTGAAAGAAACTGTGGGTTCTCAAGATCAGATTATGGCCGCATATGGTGGGTTTAATCACATAACTTTTAAGGCTAACGAGTTCAATGTAACACCAATTACCATTTCGAAAGACAGAATATCGCACCTGCAGCTTCACCTTATGTTGTTCTACACAGGTATTAAAAGGACGGCCGCAAAAATTGCGGAAACGTACGTTAATAAGCTCGGTAGTGTGGAGAATCACTTGATACGCATGTCTGAGTTTGTGGAGGAGGGTTTGCGTATCCTTAATAGTTCTAGCGATATAAAGGATTTCGGAAGACTTCTTCACGAGGCGTGGATGGTAAAAAAAGATTTGAGTGATAGAGTCACCAATCACTATGTGGATGAATTGTACGAAACGGCTCTCTCCGCTGGTGCCATTGGAGGAAAGTTACTTGGCGCTGGTGGGGGAGGATTTATGCTTCTTTTTGTTCCACCTGAGCAGCGGCCAGTTGTTCGGGAGCGCCTTAAGAAGCTTGTTTACGTTCCTTTTTCCTTTGATTATAGGGGCAGTCAGGTGATCTTTAATGATCCGCAGGAAGACTACACGGAACTCGACCTAGAAAGACGTAGCAAAAAGGTGGAGGTTTTTGAAGAACGCGAGTTCATTGAGAATGGGGAAAAGATATGA
- a CDS encoding thiamine pyrophosphate-dependent dehydrogenase E1 component subunit alpha, translating into MIAYSRKFLRRLFYEMLRIRLVQLKIESLYHLDEMKTPVHLCIGQEAVAVGVCAALRRDDYISSNHRGHGHYLAKGGDLKALIAELYCRETGCSKGRGGSMHLVDTSCGHMGSSSIVGGGIPIGTGLALASVMKGEDKVSVVFFGDGAADEGVLYESVNFAVLKRLPVIYIYENNEYSVCSHVSQRQWGDVVFHRTPANKMMTCIIDGNDVLAVYEATFKAVRRGRKGLGPSLIECRTYRLRGHAGAGSDEKLGYRTAGEIRKWEKRCPIKRFKAKLLKEKIISRADIEIMEKKISEEIEEAFSFARESPLPREEDLELYLFKE; encoded by the coding sequence ATGATCGCGTATTCAAGAAAGTTTCTTCGAAGGCTATTTTATGAGATGCTTCGCATTCGCCTTGTGCAACTTAAAATTGAATCACTTTACCACCTGGACGAAATGAAGACACCGGTCCATCTCTGTATAGGTCAGGAAGCAGTAGCAGTTGGTGTATGTGCAGCCCTAAGGAGAGATGACTATATTTCGAGCAATCATCGAGGGCATGGTCATTATCTGGCGAAAGGTGGAGACTTGAAAGCCCTCATTGCCGAGCTTTACTGCAGAGAGACAGGGTGCTCAAAGGGGCGTGGGGGGTCAATGCATCTCGTTGACACATCTTGTGGTCATATGGGTAGCTCTTCAATTGTCGGTGGAGGGATACCTATCGGTACTGGTTTGGCTTTGGCTTCTGTTATGAAAGGTGAGGACAAGGTAAGTGTTGTCTTCTTTGGTGATGGTGCAGCTGATGAGGGGGTTTTATATGAGAGCGTGAATTTTGCAGTGTTGAAACGGCTACCAGTTATCTATATATATGAGAACAACGAGTATTCTGTATGTTCTCATGTTTCTCAACGTCAGTGGGGTGATGTGGTTTTTCATCGCACACCCGCTAACAAAATGATGACCTGCATCATTGATGGGAATGATGTTTTAGCTGTTTATGAAGCAACCTTCAAGGCGGTGAGGAGGGGACGGAAAGGATTGGGGCCATCGTTAATCGAGTGTAGAACTTACCGTTTACGTGGTCATGCCGGTGCTGGTTCAGATGAGAAGCTGGGTTACAGAACTGCGGGAGAAATTAGAAAATGGGAAAAGAGATGTCCGATAAAGAGATTTAAAGCAAAACTCCTAAAAGAAAAGATTATTTCCCGAGCTGATATTGAGATTATGGAGAAAAAAATCAGTGAGGAAATTGAAGAAGCGTTTAGCTTTGCTCGAGAGAGTCCGTTACCACGGGAAGAGGATCTAGAATTGTATCTCTTCAAGGAGTGA
- a CDS encoding TetR/AcrR family transcriptional regulator has translation MRAALEVIAERGFHASPMSLIAEKAGVGAGTIYRYFESKDVLINKLHDDLKEYILKILMDKYPSGRTLRERYIHLCFTLLKHFMSHPLHFRFLEQYYNSPYGVSQRRDKILRRSNNNSDIFLKLFDEGVSEGILKDLPVAVFVALSFGPLIVLARDYICGLLELDDELVMKSIEACWDGIRKLNQSEAE, from the coding sequence ATGCGTGCAGCGCTGGAGGTTATAGCGGAACGTGGTTTTCATGCCTCTCCTATGTCACTTATTGCGGAAAAAGCCGGTGTTGGTGCGGGTACCATATATAGGTACTTCGAGAGTAAGGATGTTCTCATCAATAAGTTACACGATGATCTCAAGGAATACATACTTAAAATTCTAATGGATAAGTACCCTTCGGGACGTACCCTGAGGGAAAGGTACATTCATCTGTGTTTTACTTTGCTTAAACATTTCATGTCACATCCCTTACACTTTCGGTTTCTGGAACAGTACTACAATTCGCCCTATGGCGTTTCCCAGCGGAGGGATAAGATCCTACGCAGGTCAAATAACAATTCTGATATTTTTTTAAAGCTGTTCGATGAAGGGGTTTCTGAGGGGATTTTAAAGGACCTGCCTGTCGCCGTTTTTGTGGCTTTATCCTTCGGTCCATTGATTGTTTTGGCGAGAGATTATATCTGTGGTTTATTGGAACTTGATGATGAACTTGTTATGAAAAGCATCGAGGCATGTTGGGATGGAATTAGGAAGTTAAACCAAAGTGAGGCGGAGTGA
- a CDS encoding NAD(P)-dependent oxidoreductase, producing the protein MSMKVLVTGGAGYVGSILCEHLLREGFKVTVLDNLMYRQTSLFHLCANRNFEFVHGDVRDETLMRKLVGQVDVLIPLAAIVGAPACDRDPWLAKSVNYESICMLNRIRSNSQLVIFPTTNSGYGTKSGDIYCTEETPLEPITLYGQTKVEAEKVLLDSENTITLRLATVFGMSPRLRIDLLVNHFVYAAVTEGYIVIFEKDFKRNYVHVRDVADCFIHCIKNAEKMVGKPYNVGLDEANLSKEELALRVKKHIPNFYIHFSDVGSDPDKRNYIVSNQRLRDAGFEAKITIDDGIRELIVGYKMLVRGKFRNV; encoded by the coding sequence ATGTCGATGAAAGTTCTTGTAACCGGCGGTGCGGGTTATGTTGGATCTATTTTATGTGAGCATTTGTTGAGAGAAGGTTTTAAGGTCACGGTACTGGATAATCTTATGTACAGGCAGACCTCTCTGTTCCATCTCTGTGCAAACAGAAATTTCGAATTTGTTCATGGTGATGTTAGAGATGAAACACTAATGAGAAAGTTAGTTGGTCAGGTTGACGTATTGATTCCTCTTGCCGCTATTGTGGGAGCACCTGCATGTGATCGAGATCCGTGGCTGGCAAAGTCGGTGAATTATGAGTCCATATGTATGTTGAATAGAATTCGCAGTAATAGTCAGCTGGTCATATTTCCTACGACAAACAGTGGTTACGGAACAAAATCGGGTGACATCTACTGCACTGAGGAGACTCCTTTAGAGCCGATTACTCTGTACGGGCAGACTAAGGTTGAAGCCGAAAAAGTACTACTAGATAGTGAAAATACTATAACTTTGCGGCTTGCAACGGTTTTTGGAATGTCTCCAAGGTTGAGAATAGATCTTCTTGTAAATCACTTTGTTTATGCTGCAGTTACAGAGGGTTACATCGTGATTTTTGAGAAAGATTTCAAAAGAAATTATGTCCATGTTCGGGATGTTGCCGATTGCTTCATTCACTGTATAAAGAATGCTGAGAAAATGGTTGGTAAGCCTTACAATGTAGGATTGGATGAAGCAAATCTCTCCAAGGAAGAATTGGCTTTAAGAGTTAAGAAACATATACCCAATTTTTATATTCACTTTTCAGATGTGGGAAGTGATCCAGATAAAAGAAACTACATTGTATCAAACCAAAGGTTGAGGGATGCCGGTTTTGAAGCGAAGATTACGATAGATGATGGCATTAGGGAGCTCATCGTTGGTTATAAAATGCTGGTCAGAGGAAAGTTCAGGAATGTGTAA
- a CDS encoding nucleotidyltransferase family protein — MENKKRFLEDDVQAFILAGGMGTRLKSVISDRQKVISEVKGRPFITYIFDLLLRNGIEEVVILVGWKGEEVKSLIGDKYGDLKISYSIEERPLGTAGALKNAESFIKTEEILVLNGDSYCHFDFRELLIFHRMKNSQVTVVSIEVEDTSRYGTLYLDETSRIVKFAEKEGESRRGLINAGVYLMSRSVVESIPFNQNCSLEKDVFPYLTGICGYIVQGPFIDIGTPEDYKRASEFFDSFAKISYG; from the coding sequence TTGGAGAATAAAAAACGTTTTTTAGAAGATGATGTTCAAGCTTTCATTCTTGCAGGCGGGATGGGAACTCGTTTGAAGTCGGTGATTTCTGATCGGCAGAAAGTCATTTCCGAAGTAAAAGGCCGACCTTTTATTACATACATTTTCGATCTTCTACTCAGAAATGGAATTGAAGAAGTGGTAATATTGGTAGGCTGGAAGGGAGAAGAGGTCAAATCTCTGATAGGGGACAAGTACGGTGATCTTAAAATATCGTATTCAATAGAGGAAAGACCTCTTGGGACAGCTGGAGCTCTTAAGAATGCTGAATCCTTTATCAAAACGGAAGAAATACTTGTGCTGAACGGAGATTCCTACTGTCATTTTGATTTTCGTGAATTATTGATTTTTCACAGGATGAAGAATTCTCAAGTTACTGTAGTTTCAATAGAGGTAGAAGATACTTCTCGGTATGGAACTTTATATTTAGATGAAACCTCGCGTATTGTTAAATTTGCGGAAAAGGAGGGTGAATCAAGGAGGGGGTTAATTAACGCGGGGGTGTACCTTATGTCGCGGAGTGTTGTTGAGTCCATTCCTTTCAATCAAAACTGCTCTCTGGAGAAGGATGTGTTTCCTTATTTAACTGGAATATGTGGGTACATAGTTCAAGGACCTTTCATAGATATAGGAACACCTGAGGATTACAAGAGGGCTTCAGAGTTTTTTGATTCTTTTGCTAAAATCTCATATGGGTGA
- a CDS encoding alpha-ketoacid dehydrogenase subunit beta, translated as MPWTRIAAERNEPFSDTMRGERRISYVEAIREALDQALTIDPRVFVMGQGVDDPAGMFGTTLNLHKKHGKNRVFDTPLAENALTGIAIGAAIGGMRPVYFHNRPDFLFLAMDQLVNHASKWYYMFGGRVCVPLVVWSCIGRGWGSGAQHSQAIQGLFMHIPGIKLIMPSTCYDAKGLMLAAIADDNPVLIIEHRYNFRHIGVVPEEPYLVPIGRGVVRRKGNDVTVVAVSYMVTEAYYAAQKLAEEGVEIEIIDPRTLRPLDEELIISSVAKTRRVVIADTGWKTGGVTAEIAALIAEKAFLFLKAPVRRVACPDVPTPAGYTLEKAFYRGAEDIVAAVKEVMSYS; from the coding sequence ATGCCATGGACCCGCATTGCTGCAGAGCGTAATGAGCCATTTAGCGACACTATGAGAGGTGAGCGACGTATTTCCTATGTGGAAGCTATTCGTGAAGCACTGGATCAAGCTCTTACCATAGATCCGCGTGTTTTTGTTATGGGACAGGGAGTTGATGATCCTGCAGGCATGTTTGGTACAACATTGAATCTACATAAAAAGCACGGAAAGAATCGCGTTTTCGATACACCACTCGCTGAAAATGCACTCACTGGTATTGCCATAGGAGCGGCTATTGGGGGTATGCGTCCTGTCTATTTCCATAACAGGCCAGATTTTCTTTTCCTTGCTATGGATCAATTGGTGAATCACGCGTCGAAGTGGTATTACATGTTTGGAGGTCGAGTCTGTGTACCGTTAGTTGTATGGTCATGTATTGGAAGAGGATGGGGATCGGGAGCTCAACATTCCCAAGCAATTCAGGGTCTGTTTATGCATATTCCGGGCATAAAGCTAATAATGCCAAGTACCTGTTACGATGCAAAAGGGTTGATGCTTGCTGCGATAGCTGATGATAATCCTGTTTTGATTATTGAGCATAGGTACAATTTTCGACACATCGGTGTAGTTCCAGAGGAACCCTATCTTGTTCCCATAGGGCGAGGTGTCGTTCGGCGGAAAGGAAATGATGTAACAGTGGTTGCTGTTTCATACATGGTGACAGAGGCTTATTATGCAGCTCAGAAGCTTGCGGAGGAGGGAGTGGAGATTGAAATTATCGACCCTCGTACCCTTCGTCCTCTAGATGAGGAACTTATAATTTCCTCGGTGGCGAAAACACGTAGGGTTGTAATTGCTGATACAGGATGGAAAACAGGGGGGGTAACAGCTGAAATTGCGGCATTAATTGCAGAAAAGGCCTTCCTTTTTTTAAAAGCACCGGTGCGTAGGGTTGCTTGTCCTGATGTGCCAACTCCTGCGGGTTATACACTGGAGAAGGCATTTTATAGAGGAGCAGAAGATATTGTTGCTGCAGTAAAGGAAGTTATGAGCTATAGTTAG
- a CDS encoding DegT/DnrJ/EryC1/StrS family aminotransferase, whose translation MVKEMLKVPFGTISITDSAKDLIQEIIAARRISSGRYVRLFEDKFAELLGVKSSVAVSSGTDADILALAVFHDFGAERGDEVIVPALSFVATGNAVVHAGYKPVFVDVSRDTLNIDPLQIEDAITERTKIIMPVHLMGKPADMDEINRIAGKYGLFVVEDAAEAHGAFYKGKPVGTLGDMGAFSLYIAHIITTGEGGIVTTDNEEYAEILRSLRSHGRSCKCKECAINVTSSFCKKRFQGEDGEDRRFFFERIGYSCKMNELEAAIGIGSLAMYHEIVNRRRENLLYFISKFDQFNPYLSTIREDPWESIGPHAIPIVVQEDASFTRAQLARYLEERGIETRTLFASMPTQCPGFAYLGYSLGQFPNAEYIGRNGIHIGVHQDLTIEHMDYVIEVIREFLEKYQD comes from the coding sequence ATGGTTAAGGAGATGTTGAAAGTACCTTTTGGAACCATATCAATTACTGATTCGGCAAAGGATTTGATCCAGGAAATCATTGCTGCAAGAAGGATATCCAGTGGAAGATACGTGCGCTTGTTTGAAGATAAGTTTGCAGAACTTTTAGGAGTTAAAAGTTCCGTTGCTGTGAGCAGCGGTACCGATGCTGATATCCTGGCCTTGGCGGTGTTTCATGATTTTGGTGCAGAGAGGGGCGATGAAGTTATAGTGCCAGCTTTATCTTTTGTTGCTACTGGAAATGCTGTAGTTCACGCGGGGTACAAACCTGTTTTTGTAGATGTAAGCAGGGATACACTCAATATCGATCCTTTACAGATAGAAGATGCGATTACGGAGAGGACAAAGATAATTATGCCTGTGCACTTGATGGGTAAACCTGCAGACATGGATGAGATAAATCGTATTGCAGGAAAGTATGGACTTTTCGTCGTGGAGGATGCAGCAGAAGCGCACGGGGCATTTTACAAAGGGAAGCCTGTTGGAACGCTAGGAGATATGGGAGCTTTTAGTCTTTACATTGCACACATAATAACCACGGGTGAAGGAGGTATTGTAACGACCGATAATGAGGAATACGCAGAGATATTACGGTCACTTAGATCGCACGGAAGATCGTGTAAATGTAAGGAATGTGCTATAAACGTCACTTCTTCTTTCTGTAAGAAGCGGTTTCAAGGTGAAGACGGCGAAGATCGCCGGTTTTTCTTTGAAAGGATTGGATATTCATGCAAAATGAACGAGCTTGAAGCTGCAATTGGAATTGGTTCGTTGGCTATGTATCACGAGATAGTAAACAGGAGAAGAGAAAACCTTTTGTATTTCATCTCGAAGTTTGATCAGTTTAATCCTTACTTATCAACCATCAGGGAGGATCCGTGGGAGAGTATTGGACCTCACGCGATTCCCATTGTTGTGCAGGAAGATGCCTCTTTCACGAGAGCACAATTGGCCCGTTATCTCGAGGAAAGAGGAATTGAAACTAGGACCCTATTTGCTTCTATGCCCACTCAGTGTCCTGGTTTTGCGTATCTTGGCTACTCACTGGGGCAATTTCCCAATGCGGAATATATAGGTAGGAATGGAATTCACATAGGAGTTCACCAGGATCTGACTATAGAACATATGGATTATGTAATAGAGGTGATTAGAGAGTTTTTAGAAAAGTACCAGGATTAG
- a CDS encoding efflux RND transporter periplasmic adaptor subunit produces the protein MCSRVKVLRDTLGGTITFIFLLLFPLLYAGCGRQQAAQVSGAPPEVGVIYVRASTVPIVTELTGRVVPSQISEVRPQVNGIILKRLFQEGSDVKEGQVLYQIDPAPYQAALDNAQAALERAEANLPAIRAKAERVRELLATRAVSQQDYDDVTAALRQAEADVQYWRAVVKTARINLGYTKITAPISGRIGKSNVTEGALVTAHQPVPLTTIQKLDPVYVDVLQSTADMMRLKKMVQSTSRSGNKDNVRLVLEDGTPYQWTGRLQFRDVTVEPSTGSVILRIVFPNPQGILLPGMFVRALVEEGVNKNSLLIPQQAVQRNYRGDPYVFVVDPEGRAQVRLIVLERAIGDKWLVSSGLKAGDQVIVEGIIRVRPGVPVKPVPWSAAPSPSPVSAK, from the coding sequence ATGTGTAGTAGGGTGAAGGTATTAAGAGATACACTTGGCGGGACAATTACGTTTATTTTTTTACTTCTGTTTCCCCTACTGTATGCTGGTTGTGGGAGACAGCAGGCTGCTCAAGTCTCAGGAGCCCCCCCTGAAGTGGGTGTGATTTACGTTAGAGCATCCACCGTACCCATAGTTACGGAATTAACTGGTCGCGTAGTTCCTTCTCAGATATCTGAGGTAAGGCCACAGGTAAACGGGATTATACTGAAGAGGCTTTTTCAAGAAGGTTCTGATGTAAAGGAAGGTCAAGTTCTTTACCAAATAGACCCTGCTCCCTACCAGGCAGCCCTGGATAATGCTCAGGCCGCGCTGGAAAGAGCAGAGGCGAATCTGCCAGCGATAAGAGCAAAGGCGGAGAGAGTGAGAGAGTTGCTCGCCACAAGGGCGGTGAGCCAGCAGGATTACGACGATGTAACAGCTGCTCTAAGGCAAGCGGAGGCTGATGTGCAGTATTGGAGAGCTGTAGTGAAAACGGCTCGTATAAATCTAGGATATACTAAGATAACTGCGCCGATATCTGGCCGGATAGGAAAGTCGAATGTTACAGAAGGGGCGTTGGTTACGGCGCATCAACCGGTACCTTTGACAACTATCCAGAAATTAGACCCCGTTTATGTTGATGTACTACAGTCCACAGCGGATATGATGCGCCTGAAAAAAATGGTTCAGAGTACTTCCCGGAGCGGAAACAAAGATAATGTTCGTCTAGTTCTGGAAGATGGTACACCGTATCAATGGACGGGCAGGCTTCAGTTCCGTGATGTAACTGTTGAGCCATCTACGGGTTCAGTAATCCTCAGGATTGTTTTCCCCAACCCTCAAGGCATACTTCTCCCCGGAATGTTTGTGAGGGCCCTTGTTGAAGAAGGGGTTAACAAAAACTCTTTACTCATACCCCAACAGGCGGTTCAGCGGAACTATCGTGGTGACCCCTATGTGTTTGTGGTTGACCCGGAAGGCAGAGCGCAGGTGCGTCTAATTGTTTTGGAAAGGGCCATAGGGGATAAGTGGCTGGTATCTTCAGGACTTAAAGCTGGTGATCAAGTTATTGTGGAAGGTATAATCAGGGTAAGACCAGGTGTTCCCGTGAAACCTGTACCTTGGAGCGCGGCTCCTTCACCATCACCTGTATCTGCAAAGTAG
- a CDS encoding B12-binding domain-containing radical SAM protein, with protein MRRHDIDVVLVNPGNRSEAYQELGDTLAAIEPPVWAGLIASFIRAKGFSVAIVDANAEGLTPLEISRAIYDANPLLVVVVVYGHHPSASTQNMPSVRRICRAIRETDPTIRIALLGGHVAALPERTLEEEETDYVCDGEGLYTILDLLTLFHEDGHNVEKVRGLWYRKDGKICRTEAAPLVMDLDGEMPGVAWDLLPMKRYRAHNWHCFGNISRQPYGSLYTTLGCPFNCHFCCIQAPFRSGERVLGMKKNSYRLWRPESVVSQIETLVSLYNVRNIKFADELFVLNRRHVEGICDLLIERGFDLNIWAYARVDTLNKAILEKLRMAGVRWLALGIESASERVRNDSQKGVDNSKIYKAVNEIRGQDINIIGNYIFGLPEDDLETMNETLDMALSLNCEFANFYCAMAYPGSKLYERALKNGWPLPDSWGGYAQHSYDTVPLPTKYLPPREVLRFRDEAFHRYFTDSGYLAMIERKFGISTVREIEEMTKRRLKRRLLE; from the coding sequence ATGAGAAGGCACGATATTGACGTAGTTCTTGTAAATCCTGGCAATCGCTCAGAGGCCTATCAAGAATTGGGAGATACTTTGGCCGCCATTGAACCCCCTGTCTGGGCGGGGTTGATAGCCTCTTTTATAAGAGCCAAAGGTTTTTCTGTGGCAATTGTGGATGCGAATGCGGAAGGTTTGACGCCATTGGAGATCTCCCGAGCTATATATGACGCAAATCCTTTGCTGGTTGTTGTGGTTGTTTATGGTCACCATCCATCAGCCTCAACACAGAATATGCCTAGTGTAAGGAGGATATGCAGGGCGATAAGGGAAACTGATCCTACAATAAGGATAGCGCTTCTAGGTGGTCACGTAGCTGCTCTGCCGGAAAGGACATTGGAGGAAGAAGAAACTGATTATGTATGTGATGGTGAAGGTCTATATACCATCTTGGATCTTTTGACCTTATTTCATGAAGACGGTCATAATGTGGAAAAGGTCCGGGGGCTGTGGTACCGGAAGGATGGGAAGATTTGTAGAACGGAAGCGGCTCCCCTTGTTATGGACCTAGATGGGGAAATGCCAGGGGTTGCCTGGGATCTTTTACCTATGAAAAGATACAGGGCGCATAACTGGCATTGCTTTGGAAATATTTCTCGGCAGCCTTACGGCTCGTTGTATACCACCCTGGGATGTCCCTTCAACTGTCATTTCTGTTGTATTCAGGCACCTTTCAGAAGTGGGGAGCGTGTCTTGGGCATGAAGAAAAATAGCTATCGACTCTGGAGACCTGAGTCGGTGGTTTCTCAAATTGAGACATTGGTGAGTCTTTACAATGTGCGCAATATAAAATTTGCTGATGAGCTATTCGTACTGAACAGGAGGCATGTTGAAGGCATATGTGATTTGCTCATAGAGAGAGGTTTCGATTTGAACATATGGGCCTATGCTCGTGTCGATACACTGAACAAAGCTATTTTGGAGAAGTTGAGGATGGCAGGAGTGAGATGGCTGGCTTTGGGTATTGAATCGGCGAGCGAGAGGGTACGCAATGATTCTCAAAAAGGGGTTGATAATTCTAAAATTTATAAAGCGGTAAACGAAATTAGGGGGCAGGATATAAACATCATCGGTAACTACATATTCGGACTCCCGGAAGATGATCTAGAGACGATGAATGAGACACTGGATATGGCTTTGTCTTTGAACTGCGAATTTGCCAACTTCTACTGTGCTATGGCTTATCCAGGATCTAAACTGTACGAACGAGCCCTTAAGAATGGCTGGCCTTTGCCTGATTCCTGGGGTGGATATGCTCAACATTCCTATGACACCGTACCTTTACCGACCAAATACTTACCACCTCGGGAGGTACTCCGTTTCAGGGATGAAGCGTTCCACCGTTACTTTACGGACAGTGGTTACCTTGCGATGATAGAAAGGAAATTTGGCATCAGCACTGTCAGAGAAATAGAAGAGATGACTAAAAGACGTTTGAAGAGGCGATTGTTGGAGTGA